The following proteins are co-located in the Manihot esculenta cultivar AM560-2 chromosome 9, M.esculenta_v8, whole genome shotgun sequence genome:
- the LOC110608098 gene encoding solute carrier family 35 member F2 isoform X2: MNWWRSQATLRILFLLLLGQLVSFVLALCSFTSSLVANLGVDAPITQSIFNYFALALVYGSILIYKRQKIQLSWYWYLLLAFADVQGNYLVNKAYQFTSLTSVTLLDCWTIAWAIVLTWFFLGTRYSIWQLFGAAICVVGLGLVLLSDAGVGGEDGSKPLLGDSLVIAGTLFFACSNVGEEFCVKKKDRIEVVSMLGFFGMLVSLVELSIFELKSLESVSWSADIILAIAGYTLSLFMFYTLVPFVLKLSGATMFNLSLLTSDMWAVVFRIFFYRQEL; this comes from the exons ATGAACTGGTGGAGAAGCCAAGCTACGCTCAGGATCCTTTTCTTGCTGTTATTGGGTCAGCTGGTTTCTTTTGTACTTGCACTCTGCAGCTTCACATCTTCTCTGGTAGCCAATCTCG GTGTTGATGCACCCATTACTCAATCTATCTTCAATTACTTTGCTTTAGCCTTGGTTTATGGTAGTATTTTGATCTACAAGCGCCAAAAGATCCAG CTTTCTTGGTACTGGTATCTCCTCCTAGCATTTGCTGATGTTCAGGGCAATTATCTTG TTAATAAAGCATATCAGTTCACATCACTTACTAGTGTGACATTATTGGACTGCTGGACCATAGCTTGGGCCATAGTTCTCACATGGTTCTTTCTTGGCACGAGATATTCCATATGGCAGTTGTTTGGTGCAGCCATCTGCGTTGTGGGGCTTGGCTTGGTGCTGCTCTCTGATGCAGGGGTGGGTGGTGAAG ACGGTTCAAAGCCTCTTTTGGGTGATTCACTTGTTATTGCTGGGACACTTTTCTTTGCATGTAGCAATGTTGGCGAG GAATTCTGTGTTAAGAAGAAAGATCGCATTGAAGTGGTGTCAATGCTCGGTTTTTTCGGAATGCTAGTGAGTCTGGTTGAGCT ATCCATATTTGAGCTGAAGAGTCTGGAATCAGTCAGCTGGTCTGCAGATATT atATTAGCTATTGCAGGCTATACTCTATCCCTTTTTATGTTCTATACCCTTGTTCCTTTTGTTCTAAAG TTGAGCGGAGCTACAATGTTCAATCTCTCTCTCCTCACTTCTGATATGTGGGCAGTAGTTTTTCGCATCTTTTTCTACCGCCAGGAG TTGTAA
- the LOC110608098 gene encoding solute carrier family 35 member F2 isoform X1, whose translation MNWWRSQATLRILFLLLLGQLVSFVLALCSFTSSLVANLGVDAPITQSIFNYFALALVYGSILIYKRQKIQLSWYWYLLLAFADVQGNYLVNKAYQFTSLTSVTLLDCWTIAWAIVLTWFFLGTRYSIWQLFGAAICVVGLGLVLLSDAGVGGEDGSKPLLGDSLVIAGTLFFACSNVGEEFCVKKKDRIEVVSMLGFFGMLVSLVELSIFELKSLESVSWSADIILAIAGYTLSLFMFYTLVPFVLKLSGATMFNLSLLTSDMWAVVFRIFFYRQEVDWLYFLSFAVVTVGLVIYSTTEKDPARMSALEDENSNGEYQALIDDDATRNDSLVS comes from the exons ATGAACTGGTGGAGAAGCCAAGCTACGCTCAGGATCCTTTTCTTGCTGTTATTGGGTCAGCTGGTTTCTTTTGTACTTGCACTCTGCAGCTTCACATCTTCTCTGGTAGCCAATCTCG GTGTTGATGCACCCATTACTCAATCTATCTTCAATTACTTTGCTTTAGCCTTGGTTTATGGTAGTATTTTGATCTACAAGCGCCAAAAGATCCAG CTTTCTTGGTACTGGTATCTCCTCCTAGCATTTGCTGATGTTCAGGGCAATTATCTTG TTAATAAAGCATATCAGTTCACATCACTTACTAGTGTGACATTATTGGACTGCTGGACCATAGCTTGGGCCATAGTTCTCACATGGTTCTTTCTTGGCACGAGATATTCCATATGGCAGTTGTTTGGTGCAGCCATCTGCGTTGTGGGGCTTGGCTTGGTGCTGCTCTCTGATGCAGGGGTGGGTGGTGAAG ACGGTTCAAAGCCTCTTTTGGGTGATTCACTTGTTATTGCTGGGACACTTTTCTTTGCATGTAGCAATGTTGGCGAG GAATTCTGTGTTAAGAAGAAAGATCGCATTGAAGTGGTGTCAATGCTCGGTTTTTTCGGAATGCTAGTGAGTCTGGTTGAGCT ATCCATATTTGAGCTGAAGAGTCTGGAATCAGTCAGCTGGTCTGCAGATATT atATTAGCTATTGCAGGCTATACTCTATCCCTTTTTATGTTCTATACCCTTGTTCCTTTTGTTCTAAAG TTGAGCGGAGCTACAATGTTCAATCTCTCTCTCCTCACTTCTGATATGTGGGCAGTAGTTTTTCGCATCTTTTTCTACCGCCAGGAG GTTGACTggttatattttctttcttttgcagTTGTAACCGTTGGACTTGTCATCTATTCAACGAC AGAGAAGGATCCAGCTCGAATGTCTGCTCTGGAGGATGAGAACTCCAACGGAGAATACCAAGCACTTATTGATGATGATGCAACCAGAAATGACTCTTTAGTTTCATGA